A single genomic interval of Aedes aegypti strain LVP_AGWG chromosome 1, AaegL5.0 Primary Assembly, whole genome shotgun sequence harbors:
- the LOC5577655 gene encoding titin — protein MMERFAINILHKRIYKICRLCGVDQPHKIPIIDGAETILVGDEDEEASLAKKIEECVGIQVHKDDKMPQNICALCVDKINDFYEYRLMCAATNLQTRSILNLNLVEPSRKLLNFGEVSKVEDVKKEDVKKVVEVATSSSNTIIPTGGKKGKKKRGPPSPSPSPAPPTTRIKAPVDVKDEPVPAIPVKALTKKERMKQLQLQKEKDEKKKKDDEKKKKEDEKKDKKDDKLKKEKVEAKAPEVNEQKHTRSKRKEPSPPKEVAETVEQTVPPPKKIKFEHPCSYCTDEFKTETELAAHLVAKHTPSVRKFGCGSCRETFETVLESKDHNLWHQLTRTLYTCFKCKRKYDKNLALVKHMSLNACGRVARGRPPALHPDVQCRLCSKKFKTQNLYEWHGCFLKPKCNCPKCGKYFVKRQILIRHYMMYCTGTLPPPEPVIIPKVEPVDPAEKPAAATTVATEKPDRRKRRVAFAEPELPKEEREIPFPPPLEPEAAASSPAPTPTPAPSGSKKKNKKDSTPTVTIKPVPPPPAQTEKITSLLTSGAKLDRDSDITTINNLLSSVTEAIASISEAKAKKKKKKKDKNKDKAETESSTVEEQKKDPAPPEPKEPTPPPPAVEEKTEEDLEAYALAQEVGEMTLDQQLAFCSGKLPLVVLAKTTFKQEYTEIDTEPSQMQEPMAENGEDDGYDDAGNDYSGFQDDDDNEEEPAEQEEAPAAEQNQQTEELEFPRPIKQEVEPEEPTIAPETPQQEEAQSPQQEETDSPRLEATQTPQPEEPTQPTVVAAPKPAKEPESLFDEQLAITIKKEPGLEEEPQQPAAKRKRPESRASAAPSPASPVSSSRSAPQESPKLILKINKGMLNSATESTRAIKTIVLDDDDDDDEEDQRLPEPSEASKKTKVYKKPDFLAVKIKQEKVDPAYERVETPTVVSQAELPGGIRIKQERLDPDEEPAQQYEEEEQAPPPQKKSRLSRKDKPASPIVAFDGVRIKQEKPDAPQPDVEMPPSIPAPEDPKPAQDKKKKSKGKINPFALLRQKMAAEAAAKAAAGSAPPQAPSPLPVITNVVGNAPTTSTSSASSSGENTPLAESDSESDRRVPVIAQVASIAAEKVSAPEFPIAIKQEPVDEPEEEHQQEHPHAEAEEESPENDFPMPIKQEIPDEPPKVSEESPSEAEESDFPVPIKEEQLESPPESSESETRQQDEEPVAKDVAEEKEPETPSSTEEEQSDEKGDDEGEADDHKSVPSSVQEEEQGEDEEHDEDEKETVQKSEDEKEESPAEAATKDQNDEEEEEEEDDEKEGEESAGAAVEDTVVPSEEHKADQIEEDEDDGEEEEEEESSSPVVEEKKDSVVPSEEEEANPNEEDGDDGEEEENEESSSLVEEEKKDSPKADEEQNEKDEDNDGEEQEESPSLAAVEEKAEPPLENEEQRNSEDPNEADEHEDDEEGEESPSDVVKENVDSPPKVNKIDQNDQDKEDEHEEKEQNVAGRRVENEEVTEQKEQNNIDERIERSDVPDQNEPLLNDEPENSTSPISDIPMDDYDQNSLGQENLPFKSQEPQQESVAVVEPPPITEAPKPSSTSDECADARLESQLEELQNLLTGGLKPLPDPTQLAQDSSFVPSSSVQNMVQSSSTGLSSVENNVGISGLEDDLDSLLNNKLEEIKAAQPLSSLPPQDDLNMVIERELLHEMMPISDNGNNSLLGVGQDLLLDGSGNSGQQSS, from the coding sequence TTGAACTTCGGGGAGGTATCCAAAGTGGAGGATGTGAAGAAGGAGGACGTGAAGAAGGTGGTGGAAGTGGCGACAAGCAGCAGTAACACCATAATCCCGACTGGGGGTAAAAAGGGCAAGAAAAAGCGAGGACCGCCGTCTCCCTCGCCATCCCCGGCTCCTCCAACTACACGTATCAAAGCTCCGGTGGATGTAAAAGATGAACCAGTTCCGGCTATTCCCGTGAAGGCCCTTACCAAAAAGGAACGTATGAAGCAATTGCAATTGCAAAAGGAAAAAGacgaaaagaaaaagaaagacgacgagaagaagaaaaaagagGATGAGAAGAAGGATAAGAAAGATGATAAACTTAAAAAAGAGAAAGTGGAAGCGAAAGCACCGGAAGTCAACGAGCAGAAGCATACAAGATCCAAGAGGAAAGAACCTTCTCCGCCGAAGGAAGTGGCAGAGACAGTTGAACAGACAGTTCCTCCGCCGAAAAAGATCAAATTCGAACACCCTTGTTCGTACTGCACGGATGAGTTCAAGACGGAAACCGAATTGGCTGCTCATTTGGTGGCAAAACACACACCTTCAGTTCGCAAGTTTGGTTGTGGCTCATGTCGGGAAACTTTCGAAACCGTCCTGGAATCCAAGGACCACAATCTCTGGCATCAGCTTACCCGTACTCTGTACACCTGTTTTAAGTGTAAGCGAAAGTATGACAAAAACTTGGCTCTAGTCAAGCACATGTCGTTGAATGCGTGCGGTCGCGTTGCTCGGGGACGACCTCCGGCCCTTCATCCCGACGTCCAATGTCGATTGTGCAGCAAAAAGTTCAAAACGCAGAATCTGTACGAATGGCACGGTTGTTTCCTCAAACCGAAATGCAACTGCCCCAAAtgtggcaaatattttgtcaaaAGACAAATTCTCATTCGTCACTACATGATGTACTGCACCGGAACACTTCCACCGCCAGAGCCAGTCATTATTCCGAAAGTTGAACCCGTCGATCCAGCTGAAAAACCTGCGGCGGCAACGACTGTGGCCACAGAGAAACCCGATCGGAGAAAACGTCGTGTTGCATTTGCTGAACCAGAACTGCCCAAGGAGGAACGTGAAATTCCGTTCCCACCGCCACTCGAGCCCGAAGCTGCAGCTTCCTCTCCGGCCCCTACTCCTACCCCGGCCCCATCGGGAAGcaagaagaaaaacaagaaagaCTCCACTCCAACCGTCACCATCAAACCGGTCCCCCCTCCTCCGGCTCAAACCGAGAAGATCACATCACTTTTAACCTCCGGAGCCAAGCTGGACCGTGATAGCGATATTACCACCATCAATAACCTCCTGAGTTCGGTCACGGAAGCCATTGCCAGTAtttccgaagctaaagccaagaagaagaagaaaaagaaggacAAGAACAAAGATAAGGCTGAAACAGAATCGTCCACAGTCGAAGAACAGAAGAAGGATCCTGCACCGCCGGAGCCTAAGGAACCAACTCCCCCTCCTCCAGCGGTAGAAGAAAAGACTGAGGAAGATCTTGAAGCCTACGCGTTGGCTCAGGAAGTTGGTGAAATGACTTTGGATCAGCAGCTGGCGTTCTGTTCTGGAAAATTACCGCTGGTGGTCCTTGCCAAGACAACCTTCAAACAGGAATACACCGAAATCGACACGGAACCCTCCCAAATGCAAGAGCCCATGGCTGAAAATGGAGAGGACGATGGGTACGATGATGCTGGGAACGATTATTCCGGTTTCCAAGATGATGATGACAACGAGGAGGAACCCGCCGAACAAGAAGAAGCTCCTGCAGCAGAACAAAATCAGCAAACTGAAGAACTTGAATTCCCAAGGCCAATCAAACAGGAAGTCGAACCGGAAGAACCAACGATTGCACCGGAAACACCACAGCAGGAAGAAGCACAATCGCCTCAACAGGAAGAAACCGACAGCCCTCGGTTGGAAGCAACACAAACACCTCAACCCGAAGAACCAACACAGCCAACGGTTGTGGCAGCTCCGAAACCTGCGAAGGAACCAGAATCTCTATTCGATGAGCAGCTTGCAATCACCATTAAAAAGGAACCCGGCCTGGAAGAAGAACCGCAACAACCTGCGGCGAAACGGAAACGACCCGAGTCCCGTGCTTCTGCTGCTCCTTCACCTGCCTCTCCTGTAAGTTCATCTCGAAGCGCCCCGCAAGAATCGCCCAAACTCATCCTGAAGATCAACAAGGGTATGCTGAACTCGGCCACCGAATCGACCAGAGCAATAAAGACCATTGTCctagacgatgacgacgacgacgacgaagaggaTCAACGCCTTCCCGAACCGTCAGAAGCATCGAAGAAGACGAAGGTTTACAAGAAGCCCGACTTCCTGGCGGTGAAGATCAAACAGGAGAAGGTCGATCCAGCTTACGAACGCGTTGAAACACCAACCGTCGTCAGTCAAGCCGAACTTCCTGGTGGCATCCGAATAAAACAGGAAAGGCTAGATCCCGATGAAGAACCGGCCCAACAATACGAGGAAGAAGAACAAGCTCCGCCACCACAGAAGAAATCACGATTGTCTCGCAAGGACAAACCAGCCTCGCCGATCGTTGCATTCGACGGAGTCCGTATTAAACAGGAAAAACCGGATGCACCTCAACCGGATGTGGAAATGCCCCCATCCATTCCTGCCCCAGAGGATCCCAAGCCAGCACAGgacaagaagaagaaatccAAGGGCAAAATCAATCCATTCGCGTTGCTCCGACAGAAAATGGCTGCGGAAGCTGCTGCCAAAGCTGCCGCTGGATCTGCTCCTCCACAGGCCCCATCTCCTTTGCCGGTTATTACCAATGTAGTCGGGAACGCGCCAACCACATCCACCTCTTCAGCCAGCTCTTCTGGTGAAAACACCCCCTTGGCCGAATCTGACAGCGAAAGTGACCGACGAGTTCCGGTCATCGCCCAGGTAGCTTCTATAGCCGCCGAAAAGGTCAGCGCACCGGAATTCCCCATAGCAATCAAACAGGAACCGGTAGATGAGCCCGAGGAAGAGCATCAACAGGAACATCCGCATGCTGAAGCCGAAGAAGAATCACCCGAAAATGACTTCCCGATGCCCATCAAACAGGAGATTCCAGATGAACCACCCAAAGTTTCCGAAGAGAGTCCCTCAGAGGCGGAAGAATCAGATTTTCCCGTACCCATCAAGGAAGAGCAGCTCGAATCTCCACCGGAATCTTCGGAAAGCGAAACTAGACAACAAGACGAAGAACCTGTCGCCAAGGACGTGGCCGAAGAAAAAGAACCGGAAACTCCGTCGTCTACTGAAGAAGAGCAATCCGATGAGAAAGGGGACGATGAAGGGGAAGCGGATGATCACAAGAGTGTTCCTTCGTCGGttcaagaagaagaacaaggcGAGGACGAGGAGCATGATGAAGATGAAAAGGAGACTGTTCAGAAGAGTGAAGATGAAAAGGAAGAAAGTCCAGCGGAAGCGGCTACTAAAGATCAGAATGACGAAGAGGAAGAGGAAGAAGAGGATGATGAAAAAGAAGGGGAGGAGAGTGCTGGAGCTGCTGTGGAGGATACAGTTGTTCCATCAGAGGAACATAAAGCGGATCAGATTGAGGAGGACGAAGACGATGGCGAAGAAGAGGAGGAAGAAGAAAGTAGCTCCCCTGTTGTAGAGGAAAAGAAAGATTCAGTTGTTCcatcagaagaagaagaagcaaatccAAACGAAGAAGACGGGGATGATGGTGAGGAAGAAGAGAATGAAGAAAGCAGTTCACTTGTGGAAGAGGAAAAGAAAGATTCACCGAAGGCTGACGAAGAGCAGAATGAAAAGGATGAAGATAACGACGGAGAGGAACAGGAAGAAAGTCCGTCACTTGCAGCGGTAGAAGAGAAAGCAGAACCTCCTTTGGAAAACGAAGAACAGAGGAATAGCGAAGATCCGAATGAAGCTGATGAACATGAAGATGATGAAGAAGGGGAAGAAAGTCCTTCAGATGTGGTAAAGGAGAACGTTGATTCACCTCCGAAAGTAAATAAAATTGATCAAAACGATCAGGACAAAGAAGATGAGCACGAAGAAAAAGAACAAAACGTAGCGGGGCGAAGGGTAGAAAACGAAGAAGTCACAGAACAGAAAGAGCAAAATAACATCGACGAAAGGATCGAGCGTTCGGATGTCCCAGATCAAAATGAGCCACTGTTGAATGACGAGCCGGAAAATTCCACGTCGCCCATTTCCGATATTCCAATGGATGATTACGATCAAAATTCGCTGGGGCAGGAAAATCTCCCTTTCAAATCACAAGAGCCCCAACAAGAATCGGTTGCGGTGGTGGAACCGCCACCTATAACAGAAGCCCCGAAACCTTCCTCAACCAGTGACGAGTGTGCTGACGCCCGCTTGGAGTCTCAACTGGAGGAGCTGCAGAATCTTCTCACCGGTGGACTAAAACCTTTGCCCGATCCAACGCAGCTGGCACAGGACAGCTCATTCGTTCCTTCCAGCAGCGTTCAGAACATGGTTCAAAGTTCTTCCACGGGATTGTCCAGCGTTGAAAACAACGTCGGTATCAGCGGACTGGAGGATGATCTGGACAGCTTGCTGAACAACAAATTAGAAGAAATTAAGGCGGCCCAGCCGTTAAGTTCTCTACCCCCGCAAGACGATCTCAATATGGTGATCGAACGGGAACTCTTGCATGAAATGATGCCAATCAGTGACAACGGCAACAACAGCCTGCTCGGAGTAGGACAGGATTTACTGCTGGACGGAAGCGGCAATAGCGGCCAGCAGTCGTCATAA